Proteins found in one Kwoniella bestiolae CBS 10118 chromosome 1, complete sequence genomic segment:
- a CDS encoding methylenetetrahydrofolate reductase, whose translation MPKLNSLLAGRIAPFHTFEFFPPRTEAGLVNLLDRIQRLASAPLPSPLAVSVTWGAGGSTADKSLELAEHITKLGLEVILHLTCTNMPKDKVDQALEKCKSLNIRNILALRGDAPRSEEYATEPNPQPDYFQHADDLVRYIRNNYDDFFCIGVAGYPTPHPDSESPESDLEYLKVKCDAGADFIVTQLFYDVQGFLDWVKVCREKGITQPIIPGIMPIQNFSSFRRLVNLTKCPVPESISSDLLPISSDDSSVKKYGAELATKMVSQILESGLVPGIHFCTLNLEKSVRTILENLNWTSTSSASLAVNGNSNIERSPIIRHNRLIEDDQPLTNGAIAINGHSTSNQNNRSQITGLSVSPSEASQIAQWGLQHHSLPPVPKKAAIQGGAPSNSGQGQEDSWDEYPNGRFTDVRSPAYGEIDGWGSGLKITAAQALKEWGTPTTLHELSSFFTSYLKSSPQTPTTPFCDLPLSPESLTILPHLLELNSEKMNCWTVGSQPAVDAVNSEDPVHGWGPRGGYVFQKSFVEFFVKPEEVGKLREKVEKRGGGRISFYAGNKKGDFETNTEEDSVNAVTWGVFPGQEIVQSTIIETESFLAWKEEAFDIWTEWSLLYPRLSPARKLLEGIASEWWLVSLIHHDYKDKEGLWRFLLEQ comes from the exons ATGCCAaagctcaactccctcttGGCCGGGCGAATAGCTCCCTTCCACACATTCGAGTTCTTCCCACCCCGGACAGAAGCGGGTCTAGTGAACTTACTCGATCGTATCCAACGATTGGCTTCCGCCCCTCTCCCCTCGCCCTTGGCCGTATCAGTAACATGGGGTGCAGGAGGATCCACAGCGGACAAATCATTGGAATTGGCCGAACATATTACgaaattgggattggaagtgATATTGCATTTGACATGTACGAATATGCCCAAGGACAAGGTCGATCAggctttggag AAATGCAAATCCCTCAATATCCGTAATATCCTAGCTCTCCGAGGAGACGCTCCCCGTTCCGAAGAATACGCTACCGAACCCAACCCTCAACCAGATTACTTCCAACATGCCGATGATCTCGTCCGATACATCAGGAACAATTACGACGATTTCTTCTGCATCGGTGTAGCTGGGTATCCCACCCCACACCCTGATAGTGAATCGCCGGAATCTGATCTGGAATACTTGAAAGTCAAGTGTGATGCCGGTGCGGACTTTATCGTTACGCAGCTGTTCTATGATGTTCAGGGGTTCTTGGATTGGGTGAAGGTGTGTagagagaaag GCATCACCCAACCAATCATCCCAGGAATCATGCCCATCCAgaacttctcctccttccgACGACTAGTGAACCTCACCAAATGTCCCGTACCCGAATCGATCTCTTCAGACCTCCTCCCAATCTCATCAGACGATTCGTCAGTCAAGAAGTACGGAGCAGAACTAGCTACCAAGATGGTCTCTCAAATCTTAGAATCTGGTTTGGTCCCCGGGATTCATTTCTGTACTTTGAATCTTGAGAAATCAGTGCGGACTATCTTGGAAAATCTCAATTGGacttctacctcttctgcTAGCTTGGCAGTCAATGGTAATAGTAATATCGAGAGGTCGCCTATAATCAGACATAATAGATTGATAGAAGATGATCAACCCCTCACGAACGGGGCTATCGCGATCAATGGACATTCAACTTCGAACCAGAATAATCGTAGTCAGATTACAGGTCTATCAGTCAGTCCGAGCGAAGCTAGTCAGATCGCTCAATGGGGACTACAACATCACTCGTTACCGCCTGTTCCCAAAAAGGCAGCAATCCAGGGTGGGGCTCCGTCGAACAGCGGACAAGGCCAGGAGGACTCGTGGGATGAATATCCGAATGGTAGATTTACGGATGTTAGGTCGCCTGCTTATGgtgagattgatggatggggaAGTGGATTGAAAATtact GCCGCACAAGCCCTCAAAGAATGGGGTACACCCACAACCCTCCACGAGctttcatcattcttcacctcctACCTCAAATCATCCCCTCAAACACCAACCACACCCTTCTGCGACCTCCCCCTATCGCccgaatcactcaccatttTACCTCATCTACTGGAATTGAATTCCGAAAAGATGAACTGCTGGACTGTGGGCTCACAGCCTGCAGTCGATGCTGTCAACTCGGAAGATCCAGTACATGGTTGGGGACCCAGAGGGGGGTATGTATTCCAGAAGTCGTTTGTGGAGTTCTTCGTGAAACCTGAGGAGGTTGGGAAGTTGAGAGAGAAGGTTGAAAAGAGGGGTGGGGGGAGGATCAGCTTCTATGCGGGCAataagaag GGAGACTTCGAGACAAACACCGAAGAAGATTCAGTCAATGCCGTCACATGGGGTGTATTCCCTGGACAGGAGATCGTACAATCCACTATCATTGAGACTGAATCTTTCTTAGCTTGGAAG GAAGAAGCATTCGATATCTGGACAGAATGGTCCCTCCTCTACCCTCGACTCTCACCCGCTCGGAAATTGCTCGAAGGGATAGCGAGCGAATGGTGGTTGGTCAGTCTGATTCATCATGATTACAAGGATAAAGAGGGTCTTTGGAGGTTCTTGCTTGAGCAGTGA
- a CDS encoding diphthamide biosynthesis protein 1 produces MDAVEGIEKPTNPKPPTKTRKRFVGSSKASSSSSSGRTPIRRVANQIPDDILNDPQLNEAIAGLPGNYNFEIHKTIHHIRRDNVKSVALQMPEGLMMYGCAIADIIETFTGALPMLLADVTYGACCIDDYTAKEMGAEMIVHYGHSCLIPVSQTTLKTLYIFVEISIDTPHLSLSVRRNFPSSREAFHRLILGAGSAQPGSKVPITLEKSDKVAQNNSSSSNTHAQVEEGEKQEEEIPTRLALVSTIQFIASIQSLRDDLEKSMPPLQDQADDVTEKEKADGPLSKVQKGEIGVWRGKYDITIPQVKPLSPGEILGCTAPKLGEVDGLIYVGDGRFHLESIMIANPTVPAFRYDPYSKKFTRETYEHTEMRGIRGEAVKEARKGLVEKGSGSWAVLLGTLGRQGSLAVLKSVTSTLPPNSIPPLLILLSELSPLKLSLFSNEEISTFIQTSCPRLSIDWGYAFSRPLLSPYEASVASGRIKGWGGLALTSTDKKEERGEGDYPMDFYADASSGPWTPRHKVKA; encoded by the exons ATGGACGCAGTAGAAGGAATCGAGAAACCCACAAATCCCAAACCACCTACCAAAACCCGAAAGAGGTTCGTGGGAAGTTCGAAggcctcttcttcctcttcgtcggGCAGAACACCAATTAGGAGAGTCGCGAATCAGATACCGGATGATATATTGAATGATCCTCAGTTGAACGAGGCTATAGCTG GCCTGCCGGGGAACTACAATTTCGAAATTCACAAGACGATTCATCATATTCGACGAGATAATGTGAAATCTGTGGCTTTGCAGATGCCAGAgggattgatgatgtatggGTGTGCTATTGCTGATATCATTGAGAC GTTCACTGGCGCTTTACCTATGTTACTGGCTGATGTGACTTATGGAGCATGCT GTATAGACGATTATACAGCCAAAGAGATGGGTGCAGAGATGATAGTCCATTACGGGCATTCATGCCTAA TACCCGTGTCCCAAACAACCCTCAAAACACTATACATCTTCGTCGAAATATCCATCGACACCCCCCACCTATCCCTATCCGTCCGACGCaatttcccttcttcccgCGAAGCATTCCATCGATTGATCCTAGGTGCAGGCTCTGCCCAACCAGGCTCGAAAGTTCCAATAACTCTAGAAAAATCAGACAAAGTCGCTCAGAATaactcttcctcctcgaatACTCACGCTCAGGtagaggaaggtgaaaagcaggaagaagagatacCTACCCGATTGGCCCTGGTGTCCACTATCCAATTTATAGCTTCCATCCAATCCCTTCGTGACGACTTGGAAAAGTCCATGCCGCCTTTACAGGATCAGGCGGATGATGTgacagagaaagagaaagcaGATGGGCCATTAAGCAAAGTCCAGAAGGGGGAGATAGGCGTATGGAGAGGGAAGTATGATATTACCATACCGCAGGTTAAACCGTTATCGCCTGGTGAGATTTTGGGATGTACTGCACCGAAATTGGGCGAagtggatgggttgat ATACGTAGGAGACGGTCGATTCCACCTCGAATCCATAATGATAGCGAATCCCACCGTCCCTGCATTCCGATACGATCCGTACTCCAAGAAATTCACCAGGGAGACATACGAACATACCGAGATGCGGGGGATAAGGGGAGAAGCTGTCAAGGAAGCTAGAAAGGGTTTagtggagaaggggagtGGGAGTTGGGCAGTGTTGTTGGGTACGTTGGGTAGACAGGGGAGTCTTGCCgttttgaag TCGGTCACATCAACCCTCCCACCCAAttccatcccccctctctTAATCCTCCTATCCGAGCTTTCCCCACTTAAACTTTCCTTATTCAGCAACGAAGAGATATCAACGTTCATCCAAACCTCCTGCCCGAGACTATCCATCGACTGGGGGTATGCCTTCTCCCGCCCGCTCCTGAGCCCATACGAAGCGAGCGTAGCCTCTGGCAGAATAAAAGGATGGGGTGGTCTGGCTTTGACAAGTACtgataagaaggaggaaaggggggagggggattaTCCGATGGATTTTTATGCGGATGCGAGTTCGGGGCCTTGGACGCCTAGACATAAGGTCAAGGCTTAG